The Pectinophora gossypiella chromosome 10, ilPecGoss1.1, whole genome shotgun sequence genome contains a region encoding:
- the LOC126370055 gene encoding eukaryotic translation initiation factor 4B → MAATGKKSKKAKWIPASITDIIAEPTTIPTINNWADSVDEESTENYGYSSRPRQPVVLPSASRAARGGLAVDDESIPRRPPFIAHISNLPYDVDESAITELFAGIKITSLRLPREGDRLKGYGYVDFEDRESLINAMNIPDLTIGGRRIRIDVSTQDNDRRRMGGRNDRDREYDPERTMGDWRSGPRAVPDSQRSGGGGGGGGRTMDRERGGDRERDRDRDRERDSSADNRPGGWRDGDRPAAAEPARTPYGGRDSFGRDRFGEDRPRGGGFGGRDGERSGYGGRDGFRTADREGGGGYGRDRESRGFGGRGFGDRDRERDPPREDSKPRERPKLNLLPRTVPREAEVPTKPADGAVDDKPAEKAAPKPVAAEKVFGAAKPVDTAAKEREIEERLRKQEEEARRGTEEKERWGRRNDHSGDRRGGARRDDRREDRGRDSRSFNRDRRDYSKDDNRERRDYSKDDNERRDYSRDDRDRRDYREDRDRRDDRDRRDDRDRRDDKEPRRDYRDDRDKERDTRDRRDYSGERRASRSRDASGERRAAASPRRGASPPGAERNGRARQSRSRDRHDSDEQERPLPKLKEQEKPNFVASNKFSFLEDADDGASD, encoded by the exons ATGGCCGCTACAG GCAAGAAATCAAAGAAGGCAAAATGGATCCCGGCCAGCATCACAGACATTATTGCGGAACCCACAACTATTCCTACCATAAACAACTGGGCCGACTCCGTAGATGAGGAAT CGACAGAGAATTATGGGTACTCGTCGCGGCCGCGGCAGCCCGTGGTGTTGCCGTCGGCTTCGCGCGCGGCCCGCGGCGGGCTGGCTGTCGACGACGAGTCCATCCCGCGGCGCCCGCCCTTCATCGCACACATCTCCAACTTGCCCTATGATGTGGATGAAAGCGCCATTACTGAGCTCTTTGCGGGCATCAAG ATCACCAGCTTGAGGCTGCCACGGGAGGGCGACCGCCTCAAAGGATATGGCTATGTAGACTTTGAAGACCGGGAGAGTCTGATCAATGCTATGAACATACCAGACCTA ACAATAGGCGGCAGAAGGATCAGAATAGATGTCTCTACACAGGACAACGACAGACGAAGGATGGGTGGTCGCAACGATCGCGACAG GGAATACGACCCGGAGCGCACGATGGGCGACTGGCGGTCCGGTCCACGCGCCGTGCCGGACTCTCAGCGCAGCGGCGGCGGTGGGGGCGGCGGGGGACGCACCATGGATCGCGAGCGCGGCGGGGACCGCGAGCGCGATCGGGACCGAGACCGGGAGCGTGATT CGAGCGCGGACAACCGTCCGGGCGGGTGGCGCGACGGGGACAGGCCGGCGGCCGCCGAGCCTGCCAGGACGCCCTACGGCGGCCGAGACTCCTTCGGCAGGGACCGCTTTGGAGAAGACCG CCCGCGAGGTGGTGGTTTCGGCGGACGCGACGGCGAGCGCAGTGGCTACGGCGGGCGCGACGGCTTCCGCACCGCGGACCGCGAGGGCGGTGGTGGATATGG TCGTGACCGTGAAAGCAGAGGGTTTGGAGGAAGGGGATTCGGCGACCGCGACCGTGAACGTGACCCGCCTAGAGAAG ATTCGAAGCCCCGCGAGCGTCCGAAGCTGAACCTGCTGCCACGCACGGTGCCGCGCGAGGCGGAGGTGCCCACGAAGCCCGCGGACGGCGCCGTGGACGACAAGCCGGCGGAGAAGGCTGCGCCCAAGCCCGTGGCCGCCGAGAAGGTGTTCGGCGCAGCAAAGCCCGTCGACACTGCTGCCAA GGAACGGGAAATAGAAGAACGTCTTCGCAAACAAGAAGAGGAAGCCAGGCGTGGAACTGAGGAGAAAGAACGCTGGGGTCGCAGG AACGACCATTCTGGAGATCGTCGTGGTGGTGCGAGACGTG ATGATAGGCGAGAGGACCGCGGCAGGGACTCGCGTAGCTTCAACAGAGATCGTCGCGACTACTCCAAAGACGACAACAGGGAGCGCCGCGACTACTCGAAAGACGACAATGAGAGACGTGACTACTCTAGGGACGACCGAGACAGACGCGACTACAGAGAGGATAGAGACCGGAGAGACGACAGGGACCGCCGGGACGACAGGGACCGTCGGGACGATAAAGAGCCGCGTCGCGACTACAGAGACGACCGCGACAAAGAGAGAGACACCCGCGACCGACGCGACTACTCTGGCGAGAGGCGCGCCTCGCGCTCGCGGGACGCGTCGGGcgagcgccgcgccgccgccagcCCGCGCCGCGGCGCTAGCCCGCCCGGCGCCGAGCGCAACGGCCGCGCCCGCCAGAGCCGCAGCCGCGACCGCCACGACAGCGACGAGCAAGAGCGGCCTCTGCCCAAGTTGAAGGAACAAGAAAAACCG AATTTTGTAGCATCGAACAAATTCAGTTTCCTAGAGGACGCCGACGACGGCGCGTCCGACTAA